From Borrelia sp. RT5S, the proteins below share one genomic window:
- a CDS encoding CAP domain-containing protein has protein sequence MQRKIISIILILTAQFIPLSADQTLKFLYSSIYQLRDGLNLKKLKIDNTLEMVAKEYATSLSKHNVLTHTLFGTTPMQRVKKYDKYFCRIKEILATGMGVKDIMDAWLESPHHKEALLNKDTSRMGGHIVRTQNNRNIFIIIFGEKFQTN, from the coding sequence ATGCAAAGGAAAATTATTTCTATCATTTTAATTCTTACAGCTCAATTTATACCCTTAAGCGCAGATCAAACCCTAAAATTTTTATACTCCTCAATTTATCAATTAAGAGATGGTCTTAATCTGAAAAAATTAAAAATAGACAATACTCTTGAAATGGTTGCAAAAGAATATGCAACCTCCCTTAGTAAACATAATGTACTAACTCACACTCTTTTTGGTACAACTCCAATGCAAAGAGTTAAAAAATACGACAAATATTTTTGTAGAATAAAAGAAATCCTAGCAACGGGTATGGGTGTTAAAGATATAATGGACGCTTGGCTTGAAAGCCCACACCACAAAGAAGCTCTTTTAAATAAAGATACAAGTAGAATGGGTGGTCACATTGTAAGAACACAGAATAACCGAAATATATTCATAATCATCTTTGGAGAAAAATTTCAAACAAATTGA
- a CDS encoding Dps family protein, which produces MLNHLDYLKKDHSDKINLKLQELLSGFHVFYSNLRGIHWNIKSVNFFVIHKRTQKLYEYISEVIDVLAERSRALGYESEFRYSEFSKNSFVKELSMESTSSFSLSVSGIVRDLGIILKNIFETRGIVEDASDYGTANVLDDIMVSLEKYLWMYRSLMGHCECSCCKEKCCKEKCCEGKTCEEKCCEGKACEE; this is translated from the coding sequence ATGTTAAATCATTTAGATTATTTAAAAAAAGACCACTCAGATAAGATAAATCTAAAGCTTCAAGAGTTGTTGTCAGGATTTCATGTTTTCTATTCTAATTTAAGAGGCATTCATTGGAATATAAAGAGTGTTAATTTTTTTGTGATTCATAAAAGAACACAAAAACTTTATGAATATATTTCAGAGGTTATTGATGTTTTAGCTGAGAGATCTAGAGCGTTGGGTTATGAATCTGAGTTTAGATATTCTGAATTTTCGAAAAATTCTTTTGTTAAAGAGCTTAGTATGGAGTCAACTTCAAGTTTTTCTCTCTCAGTAAGTGGGATTGTTCGTGACCTTGGTATCATTCTTAAAAATATCTTTGAGACAAGAGGTATTGTAGAAGATGCATCTGATTATGGAACGGCTAATGTTTTAGATGATATTATGGTCTCGCTTGAGAAATATTTATGGATGTATAGATCTTTGATGGGTCATTGCGAATGTTCATGCTGTAAAGAGAAATGCTGTAAAGAGAAGTGTTGTGAAGGTAAAACCTGTGAAGAGAAGTGCTGTGAAGGTAAAGC
- the mvk gene encoding mevalonate kinase, translating to MFVIKKPSKILFLGEHSAIYGFPVIGATIPLYMHLVYAFSISWKYLGVTSLKIDQVVHFIRNRFSKVRPIEFLIFSEIPVGIGLGSSASLSLCFAEYIVTHNEYEKFDKVSLAREIENIFHGRSSGMDILLIDLNGIFYLENKGDVLLAQKMESCNFYFLIGAVRREIETSKIISNLNHRISLNNKLFEIIEELGSITKSSYSAFCKRDFSSLVDNIDLANSCLNSLNLSSGTLDYIIKKGKEFKALAGKLSGAGRGGAFILAFKDEHDAMIALERLDEDLKKNNINLLLKLRVFKV from the coding sequence ATGTTTGTAATAAAAAAACCTTCTAAGATATTATTCCTAGGAGAGCATAGTGCTATTTATGGGTTTCCAGTTATTGGTGCAACAATCCCTCTTTATATGCATTTAGTATACGCCTTTTCTATTTCTTGGAAGTATTTGGGAGTTACTTCCTTAAAAATAGATCAGGTGGTGCATTTTATTAGAAATAGATTTAGTAAAGTTAGACCCATTGAATTTTTAATATTTTCAGAGATTCCAGTTGGAATAGGTCTTGGGTCTTCTGCTAGTCTTAGTTTGTGCTTTGCAGAGTATATTGTGACGCATAACGAGTATGAGAAGTTCGATAAGGTTTCGCTGGCACGTGAAATTGAAAATATTTTTCACGGCAGATCTTCTGGCATGGATATTTTACTAATCGATTTGAATGGAATTTTTTATTTAGAAAATAAGGGCGATGTTTTGCTTGCTCAAAAAATGGAGTCTTGTAATTTTTATTTCTTAATAGGAGCAGTAAGAAGGGAGATTGAAACGAGTAAAATAATATCTAATTTAAATCATAGAATATCCCTTAATAACAAATTATTTGAGATTATTGAAGAATTAGGATCCATTACTAAGAGTTCTTATTCTGCTTTTTGTAAGCGAGATTTTTCTTCACTGGTAGATAATATAGATCTTGCAAATAGTTGTTTAAATTCTTTAAATTTATCCTCGGGTACTCTTGATTACATAATCAAAAAAGGGAAAGAATTTAAAGCCCTTGCTGGTAAATTAAGTGGGGCTGGTCGAGGTGGAGCTTTTATTTTGGCTTTCAAAGACGAACATGATGCCATGATAGCCCTGGAAAGGCTGGACGAGGACTTAAAGAAAAACAACATTAACCTGCTTTTAAAGCTCAGGGTTTTCAAGGTCTAG
- a CDS encoding phosphomevalonate kinase, whose protein sequence is MDLISFSVPGNLLLMGEYSILEEGGLGLSVAISERAYFTFKRSDKWRFFSKRTKIESFSLIENEDDFVFQMFRYLKRECYFSLEDFPCDVYIDTGAFFLNNGVKKGFGSSAVVAVGVVCGIFLLSEATYHFKRDEIFKCCLDAYRHAQGGMGSGYDIATSIFGGVVQFTGGNIPTYEFLEKIDFSDFYLMQGSREVKTTSSIIKYNEHRSSLIDFIENMNILMRKIVLRSSNSYSCFLSGLREAKNVGLEIGEKIGILADLPLNLTYLENECALIKALGAGNETFLVYKPNFEVFKQYDLSLINLDLDGVRL, encoded by the coding sequence ATGGATTTAATTAGTTTTTCTGTACCTGGTAATTTACTATTAATGGGCGAGTATTCTATTTTGGAAGAGGGTGGACTTGGGCTCTCAGTTGCAATTAGTGAAAGAGCTTATTTTACTTTCAAAAGGAGTGATAAGTGGCGTTTCTTTAGCAAAAGAACCAAAATTGAGAGTTTTTCTTTGATAGAAAATGAAGATGATTTCGTGTTTCAAATGTTTAGATATTTGAAGCGAGAATGTTATTTTAGCTTAGAAGATTTTCCTTGCGATGTTTATATCGATACGGGTGCTTTTTTTTTAAATAACGGTGTGAAGAAGGGATTTGGATCTAGTGCAGTTGTTGCTGTTGGGGTTGTTTGTGGTATTTTTTTGCTTTCCGAAGCCACTTATCATTTCAAGAGAGATGAGATTTTTAAGTGTTGTCTAGATGCTTATAGGCATGCTCAAGGGGGTATGGGTAGTGGATATGATATTGCAACTAGTATCTTTGGTGGTGTTGTTCAATTTACGGGAGGAAATATTCCCACATATGAATTTTTAGAGAAAATAGACTTTAGTGATTTTTATTTAATGCAGGGTAGCCGAGAAGTGAAAACCACCAGTTCAATTATTAAATACAATGAACATCGATCCTCTTTGATTGATTTTATAGAGAATATGAATATTTTGATGAGGAAAATTGTTCTGAGATCTAGTAATTCTTATTCTTGTTTTTTGTCTGGTCTAAGGGAGGCAAAGAATGTGGGATTAGAAATCGGGGAAAAGATAGGAATTTTGGCCGATTTACCCTTAAATCTTACTTATCTTGAAAATGAGTGTGCTTTAATTAAGGCTTTGGGAGCCGGGAATGAAACTTTTTTAGTTTATAAACCAAATTTCGAAGTTTTTAAGCAGTACGATCTTAGCTTGATAAATCTAGATTTAGATGGTGTAAGACTTTAA